A genomic region of Lachnoclostridium edouardi contains the following coding sequences:
- a CDS encoding transposase, producing the protein MDKKFSALKERQKTKIAEWFYEAYRKSYLESGKIPGKKEEAEIMSYVFDKVEEAQIWIPAGELYDYYHRRKNKLLKRLEKEINREEKQNEGSNDSI; encoded by the coding sequence ATGGATAAGAAGTTTTCGGCATTAAAGGAAAGACAGAAAACAAAGATTGCAGAATGGTTTTATGAAGCATATCGTAAGAGCTACTTAGAATCCGGTAAGATACCGGGTAAGAAAGAGGAAGCAGAGATTATGTCTTATGTTTTTGACAAGGTGGAAGAAGCACAGATATGGATTCCAGCAGGAGAGCTTTATGACTATTACCATAGGAGAAAAAACAAACTTTTGAAGCGTTTGGAAAAGGAAATTAACAGAGAAGAAAAACAAAATGAAGGTAGCAATGACAGCATCTAA
- a CDS encoding elongation factor G, with the protein MNAYGTKQIRNVVLLGHGGAGKTTVAEAMALLTGVTKRMGKTTDGNTISDYDKEEIKRQFSISTSLIPLEFQGEEEMIKINLLDTPGYFDFVGEVEEAISVADAAIIVVNCKAGIEVGTEKAWELCDKYRLPRIIFVTNMDDDHASYRELVLKLEKQFGRKIAPFQLPIRENEKFVGFVNVVKMAGRRFTNLSDYEECPIPDYVEKHLSIARDALIEAVAETSEEYMERYFSGEEFTQEEISNALRTHVIDGTIVPVMMGSGINCQGFRVLLQAIDKYFPSPDKYECVGVDVSTGERFTAKYNDDVSLSARVFKTVVDPFIGKYSLMKICTGTLKPDTTIYNVNKDAEEKVAKLYLLRGKDVIEVPELKAGDIGAVAKLTVTQTGDTIAVRTAPIMYHKPEISTPYTYMRYKTVNKGDDDKVSSALAKLMEEDLTLRAVNDKENRQLLLYGIGDQQLEVVVSKLLGRYKVEIELSKPKFAFRETLRKKVEVQGKYKKQSGGHGQYGDVKMEFEPSGDLETPYVFEERVFGGAVPKNYFPAVEKGIQECVLKGPLAAYPVVGLKATLVDGSYHPVDSSEMAFKMAATMAFKKGFMEANPVLLEPIASVKVTVPDKFTGDVMGDLNRRRGRVLGMNSNHHGKQTIEADVPMSELFGYNTDLRSMTGGIGVYEYEFSRYEQAPGDVQKKEVEARAAKVDKMEA; encoded by the coding sequence ATGAATGCATATGGTACAAAGCAGATCCGCAACGTAGTTTTATTAGGGCACGGGGGTGCCGGCAAGACAACTGTGGCAGAAGCTATGGCGCTGTTGACAGGAGTTACAAAGCGTATGGGAAAAACAACAGATGGAAATACCATCAGTGACTATGATAAAGAAGAAATTAAAAGACAGTTTTCCATTTCTACATCCCTGATCCCTCTGGAGTTCCAGGGAGAGGAAGAAATGATTAAGATTAACCTTTTAGATACTCCCGGCTATTTTGATTTTGTGGGAGAGGTAGAGGAGGCGATCAGCGTAGCTGACGCAGCTATTATTGTAGTAAACTGTAAGGCAGGTATTGAAGTTGGAACAGAGAAGGCCTGGGAGCTGTGCGACAAGTACAGACTGCCCAGAATCATTTTTGTTACTAATATGGACGACGACCATGCCAGCTACCGGGAGCTGGTGCTGAAGCTGGAAAAGCAGTTCGGCAGAAAGATCGCTCCATTCCAGCTGCCTATTCGTGAAAATGAAAAGTTTGTAGGTTTTGTCAACGTAGTAAAAATGGCAGGACGCCGTTTTACAAATTTAAGCGATTATGAAGAGTGCCCGATTCCGGATTATGTAGAAAAGCATTTAAGCATCGCAAGAGACGCCTTAATCGAGGCTGTGGCTGAGACAAGCGAGGAATATATGGAAAGATATTTCTCAGGGGAAGAGTTTACCCAGGAGGAAATTTCCAATGCACTGCGCACCCACGTTATAGACGGCACTATTGTGCCTGTTATGATGGGTTCCGGCATCAACTGCCAGGGCTTTAGGGTTCTTCTTCAGGCTATTGACAAGTACTTCCCGTCGCCAGATAAATATGAGTGCGTAGGCGTGGACGTTTCCACAGGAGAGCGCTTTACTGCAAAATATAACGACGACGTATCTCTTTCTGCCAGAGTATTTAAGACAGTAGTAGATCCGTTTATTGGAAAGTATTCTCTTATGAAGATTTGTACAGGTACATTAAAGCCTGACACTACAATTTACAATGTAAATAAGGACGCGGAGGAGAAGGTTGCAAAGCTTTACCTGTTAAGAGGAAAGGACGTTATTGAGGTTCCTGAGCTGAAAGCAGGAGACATTGGAGCAGTTGCAAAGCTGACTGTGACTCAGACAGGAGATACTATTGCAGTCCGCACAGCTCCTATTATGTACCATAAGCCGGAGATTTCCACACCTTATACCTACATGAGATATAAAACTGTAAATAAGGGAGACGACGATAAGGTTTCCAGCGCTTTGGCTAAGCTGATGGAAGAGGATTTGACTTTAAGAGCAGTAAACGATAAAGAAAACAGACAGCTTCTTCTCTATGGAATCGGCGATCAGCAGCTGGAGGTTGTTGTAAGCAAGCTGCTGGGACGTTATAAAGTAGAGATTGAGCTGAGCAAGCCTAAATTTGCTTTCAGGGAAACATTGAGAAAGAAAGTGGAGGTTCAGGGCAAATACAAAAAACAGTCCGGCGGTCATGGACAGTACGGAGACGTTAAAATGGAATTTGAGCCTTCCGGCGATCTGGAAACCCCATATGTTTTTGAGGAAAGAGTATTTGGAGGAGCTGTACCTAAGAACTACTTCCCTGCAGTGGAAAAGGGAATCCAGGAATGCGTATTAAAGGGCCCGCTGGCTGCATATCCGGTGGTTGGCTTAAAGGCTACATTAGTAGACGGCTCATATCATCCTGTAGATTCCTCTGAAATGGCTTTTAAAATGGCTGCCACCATGGCTTTCAAAAAAGGATTTATGGAAGCAAATCCAGTACTTTTAGAGCCTATCGCCTCTGTAAAGGTAACTGTTCCAGATAAGTTTACGGGAGATGTTATGGGGGATTTAAACAGAAGAAGAGGACGTGTTCTGGGAATGAATTCCAATCATCACGGCAAACAGACTATTGAGGCCGACGTGCCAATGTCCGAGTTATTTGGCTACAATACAGACCTGCGTTCCATGACAGGCGGAATCGGCGTATATGAATATGAATTCAGCCGTTACGAGCAGGCTCCCGGCGATGTACAGAAAAAAGAAGTAGAAGCCAGAGCAGCTAAAGTAGACAAGATGGAAGCATAA
- a CDS encoding VirB4-like conjugal transfer ATPase, CD1110 family, producing MGLFTDGFKELKKASEPLYKAPKSIQETIEIMKVAENGIFEVARNRFSKCYRFQDINYITTNEVEQIDIFERYCKFLNSLDVCFKITINNKNKDMQKVREYVFLQEKKDAFNVFRRIYNKIMEKKIHEGRQGIEQERYLTITIERKNFEEAKAQFATIEATLHKEFNELGAEIVSLSGNERIKVLHDFYHLGEEGSFDFDIKEARKVGADFRNDLCNKMMQFYPDYFKDDNKYCRALFIKKYPSSLSDRFLNEITSLPVHSITSIDVVPIPKDMTTKILQKKYLGIESDIIKQQRVRNKNNDFSSEISYNKRIEKKEIEEIMDDVRENDQCLYYVAVTIILMADSKEELESMTETVETIGKRNSVTIEEHYLKQREALNTALPIGVRQVETMRTMLTQSLAVLMPFNVQELNDGTGCYYGINQVSKNINIGNRKKLINGNGFVFGVPGSGKSFFCKMEMGNVFLGTDDEIIIIDPMNEYFDIAHTYGGTVVNMSTYMDNYVNPLDMDVWSLDLNDSKGMIREKGEFMLGLCEQCMGESLNSRQKSIIDRCIRKLYIEIARSREKYVPVMSDFYDILMNQPEEEAKDIALSLELFVNGSLNIFNHQTNVDVDNRFTVYGIRDLGTELSPITMLVMMESIQNRIIANGKRGVATWLYIDEFHVLLNSEYSAKYLQQLWKKVRKQGGLCTGITQNVVDLLQNYTATTMLANSEFLALLKQANTDSSKMAEVIGVSEAQLRFVTNTQSGMGLMKCGNVVNPFDNTIEKGTDLYNLYNTNLHEKIALEKSKNVVDNE from the coding sequence TTGGGTTTATTTACAGACGGATTTAAGGAGCTGAAAAAAGCAAGTGAACCTTTGTATAAAGCACCTAAATCCATACAGGAAACGATTGAGATTATGAAGGTGGCTGAAAACGGTATCTTTGAAGTGGCAAGAAACCGTTTCTCGAAGTGCTATCGTTTTCAGGATATAAATTATATAACCACCAATGAAGTAGAGCAGATTGATATTTTTGAGAGATACTGTAAGTTCTTAAACTCTCTTGATGTCTGCTTTAAGATTACCATTAACAACAAAAATAAGGATATGCAAAAGGTAAGGGAATATGTCTTTTTGCAGGAGAAAAAAGATGCCTTTAATGTTTTCCGAAGAATCTATAACAAGATTATGGAAAAGAAAATCCATGAGGGCAGACAGGGCATTGAGCAGGAGCGTTATTTAACCATTACCATTGAGCGAAAGAACTTTGAGGAGGCAAAGGCACAGTTTGCAACCATTGAGGCAACGCTCCATAAGGAATTTAATGAGCTGGGAGCAGAGATTGTGTCACTTTCCGGCAATGAGCGTATCAAGGTACTTCATGACTTCTACCATTTAGGAGAGGAGGGTAGCTTTGACTTTGATATAAAGGAAGCACGAAAGGTTGGGGCAGACTTCCGTAATGATTTGTGCAATAAGATGATGCAGTTTTATCCTGACTATTTTAAGGATGATAACAAATATTGCAGGGCATTGTTTATTAAGAAATATCCGTCCAGCTTGTCTGACCGATTCTTAAATGAGATTACTTCCCTTCCGGTACACTCCATTACAAGTATTGATGTAGTGCCGATTCCAAAGGATATGACAACCAAAATTCTTCAGAAGAAATATCTTGGTATTGAGTCGGATATTATCAAGCAGCAGAGGGTAAGAAACAAGAACAACGATTTTTCTTCGGAAATCTCCTATAACAAGAGGATTGAGAAAAAGGAAATCGAGGAGATCATGGACGATGTGCGTGAGAATGACCAGTGCCTTTACTATGTGGCGGTAACGATTATTCTTATGGCAGATTCCAAAGAAGAATTAGAGAGTATGACAGAGACTGTGGAAACAATCGGTAAGAGAAATTCCGTAACCATTGAGGAGCATTACCTCAAACAGAGAGAGGCATTAAACACAGCACTCCCTATCGGCGTAAGACAGGTGGAAACCATGCGTACTATGCTGACACAGAGCCTTGCTGTTTTGATGCCTTTTAATGTGCAGGAACTTAATGACGGAACCGGCTGTTATTACGGTATCAATCAGGTATCGAAGAATATCAACATCGGCAATCGTAAGAAGCTGATTAACGGTAACGGGTTTGTATTTGGTGTTCCGGGTAGTGGAAAATCCTTCTTCTGTAAAATGGAAATGGGAAATGTCTTTCTTGGTACAGATGATGAAATCATCATTATCGATCCAATGAATGAATATTTTGACATTGCCCATACCTATGGCGGAACAGTAGTAAATATGTCAACCTATATGGACAACTATGTGAACCCTCTTGATATGGATGTCTGGAGTCTTGACTTAAACGACAGTAAAGGCATGATTCGTGAAAAGGGTGAGTTTATGCTCGGTCTTTGTGAGCAATGTATGGGTGAGAGTCTTAATTCCCGTCAGAAGTCTATCATTGACCGTTGTATCAGAAAGCTGTATATTGAGATTGCACGAAGCAGGGAGAAATATGTACCTGTGATGTCAGACTTCTATGATATTTTGATGAACCAGCCGGAGGAGGAAGCAAAAGACATTGCACTTTCCTTAGAGCTTTTTGTCAATGGTTCCCTTAACATCTTCAATCATCAGACGAATGTGGATGTGGATAACCGTTTTACGGTCTATGGTATCCGTGACTTGGGTACGGAGCTTAGTCCTATCACAATGCTTGTAATGATGGAGAGTATTCAGAACCGTATCATTGCAAACGGTAAGAGAGGTGTCGCAACATGGCTCTATATTGACGAGTTCCATGTGCTTCTTAATTCGGAATACTCTGCAAAATATTTGCAGCAGCTCTGGAAAAAAGTGCGTAAGCAAGGGGGATTATGCACAGGAATCACTCAGAATGTCGTCGATCTTTTGCAGAACTATACAGCGACAACCATGCTTGCCAATTCTGAGTTTTTAGCTCTCTTAAAGCAGGCAAACACAGACAGCTCCAAAATGGCAGAGGTTATCGGCGTATCAGAGGCACAGTTACGCTTTGTAACCAATACCCAGAGTGGTATGGGACTTATGAAGTGTGGCAATGTGGTAAATCCTTTTGACAATACCATTGAAAAGGGAACGGATTTATATAATCTGTACAACACGAACCTGCATGAAAAAATTGCCTTAGAAAAAAGCAAAAATGTCGTTGACAATGAATAA
- a CDS encoding PrgI family protein, translating into MVIEINKDIDRYKESVVMGLTAKQLIFSIASVVAGGGIVLLLYPYIGLTPSVYVAIPVVTPIALGGFYSFNGMSFYEVMGRKIRMMFANHPLTYVSTEGETVIKECQQAEMLKSKTNKKKKGKEATKTKGNQEEFEAMKKKTKNMLIGVVIYKARQ; encoded by the coding sequence TTGGTAATTGAGATTAACAAGGACATTGACCGTTACAAGGAGTCTGTTGTTATGGGACTTACAGCAAAGCAGCTTATTTTTTCCATAGCTTCGGTAGTTGCAGGCGGTGGCATTGTCCTTCTTTTGTACCCTTATATTGGATTGACACCGAGTGTGTATGTGGCAATTCCGGTGGTAACACCGATTGCACTTGGAGGGTTCTATTCTTTTAACGGTATGAGCTTTTATGAGGTTATGGGAAGAAAGATTCGTATGATGTTTGCAAACCACCCGCTGACTTATGTTTCCACAGAGGGGGAAACAGTCATAAAAGAGTGCCAGCAGGCAGAAATGCTAAAGAGCAAAACGAATAAAAAGAAAAAGGGGAAGGAAGCCACGAAAACAAAAGGAAATCAGGAGGAGTTTGAGGCTATGAAGAAGAAAACGAAGAATATGTTAATCGGTGTGGTTATTTACAAGGCAAGACAGTAG
- a CDS encoding helix-turn-helix transcriptional regulator, producing MKNRIQELRKAGRIRQEDLAEAVGVTRQTIISLENGKYNASLMLAHKIAKYFHTTIEEIFLFEEED from the coding sequence ATGAAAAATCGGATTCAAGAATTAAGAAAAGCCGGAAGAATCCGGCAGGAAGATTTGGCGGAGGCAGTAGGCGTTACAAGACAGACCATTATATCCTTAGAAAACGGAAAGTATAATGCCTCTCTAATGCTGGCTCATAAAATTGCCAAATATTTTCACACTACCATTGAAGAAATATTTTTATTTGAAGAGGAGGACTGA
- a CDS encoding CPBP family intramembrane glutamic endopeptidase has product MDDRKKARKIFSRIGGAYFIFLAAAMGVQFIVVLAIFLAGGKNLSLGQDIKVAISMACMYGAGFPLYWILVKRVPGRMDEYRKNNQAEVWGPGQLIVCMIISISVMEAGNFVGSRLMNILGQAAGETEENLVFQLISESNLLTLGAFTVVAAPIMEELMFRKLLIDRIIQYGDWTAILVSGVMFGLIHGNFYQFFYACGLGMIFAYIYIRTGKIKYTIGLHMIINFMSSMIAGNLIKAMDYQSLLQITEDNPEMMMEYLAANWLPLTMLMLYGLALIVLAVAGVILAICIRKRIHLYPAMEKISWGEKYLAVFLNIGMVLFLAMCTVQFVI; this is encoded by the coding sequence ATGGATGACAGAAAAAAAGCGAGAAAAATATTTTCCAGAATAGGCGGGGCGTACTTTATATTTTTAGCGGCGGCAATGGGAGTCCAGTTTATTGTTGTGCTGGCCATTTTTTTGGCAGGAGGAAAAAATCTGTCTTTAGGCCAGGATATAAAGGTGGCTATCTCCATGGCGTGTATGTACGGCGCAGGATTTCCCCTGTACTGGATTTTGGTGAAAAGAGTGCCGGGAAGAATGGATGAGTACAGAAAAAATAATCAGGCGGAGGTTTGGGGCCCTGGCCAATTAATTGTCTGTATGATTATTTCCATTTCTGTAATGGAGGCTGGAAACTTTGTGGGCAGCCGGCTGATGAATATATTAGGCCAGGCGGCGGGGGAGACAGAAGAAAATCTGGTGTTTCAGCTGATTTCAGAATCTAATCTGCTGACCTTAGGAGCTTTTACTGTAGTGGCGGCCCCTATTATGGAGGAACTGATGTTCAGAAAGCTGTTAATAGACAGAATTATCCAGTATGGGGATTGGACGGCTATATTAGTGTCAGGGGTTATGTTTGGCCTGATACATGGAAACTTTTATCAGTTTTTCTACGCCTGCGGTCTGGGAATGATTTTCGCCTATATTTACATCAGAACCGGAAAAATAAAATACACCATAGGGCTTCATATGATAATTAATTTTATGAGTTCTATGATTGCAGGAAACCTGATAAAGGCAATGGATTACCAAAGTCTTCTGCAAATTACAGAAGATAACCCGGAAATGATGATGGAATATCTGGCTGCAAATTGGCTGCCTCTCACTATGCTTATGCTATATGGCTTAGCCCTTATTGTGCTGGCTGTGGCAGGTGTAATTTTAGCTATTTGCATCAGAAAAAGAATTCACTTGTACCCTGCTATGGAAAAAATCTCCTGGGGAGAAAAATATCTGGCTGTATTTTTAAATATTGGGATGGTATTATTCCTTGCCATGTGCACAGTTCAATTTGTGATTTAA
- a CDS encoding DUF4313 domain-containing protein, with product MEIRPLTEAERQYTYTQSMQLLGQTGCIGHLRGDFDRSGNGFFTSWNDHRKEYKTAEFKKELDDVSNALRSDEYGLLQNCSGMWKFAGKYPESSFEGNYCTEYGFRADSGNHSFLIRCNPTLGDYNFYCYCYVTKWLDQHLHNAEKGIRFIDEHYNELFRIADGEKIIITDSQGKTEERTCRYIDEYHTEVGSQLYHICQFAELMKGMGSTYKAKESKEQMRKEEMEKDTEQKNCLIYHSEYTGENEVELDIQIYPNGCIFIGLITNEDGYPEPFGDVTVNIDAPAPNYCGYLDTNNLSNVENFIRDNDLGEFTGLTGRSGYCEYPLYLFNVDKLRELCPEQMAAYEHSIGVTGKEQEKEKSR from the coding sequence ATGGAAATCAGACCATTAACAGAAGCAGAAAGACAATACACCTATACGCAGAGTATGCAATTACTTGGACAGACCGGGTGTATCGGTCATTTGAGAGGCGATTTTGACAGATCAGGAAATGGCTTTTTTACGTCATGGAATGACCATAGAAAAGAGTATAAGACGGCGGAGTTTAAGAAAGAACTTGATGATGTTAGCAATGCCCTTCGTTCTGACGAATACGGACTTTTGCAGAATTGTTCCGGTATGTGGAAATTTGCAGGGAAGTATCCGGAAAGTTCCTTTGAGGGGAACTACTGCACGGAATATGGATTTCGTGCAGATTCGGGTAATCATTCATTTCTGATACGATGCAATCCTACATTGGGAGATTATAACTTTTACTGTTACTGCTATGTGACGAAGTGGCTGGATCAGCACCTTCACAATGCCGAAAAGGGTATCCGTTTCATTGATGAGCATTACAATGAGCTTTTCCGTATTGCAGATGGGGAAAAGATTATCATTACGGATTCACAGGGCAAAACAGAGGAGCGTACTTGCAGATATATTGATGAGTACCACACGGAAGTAGGCAGTCAGCTTTATCATATCTGCCAGTTTGCAGAACTGATGAAGGGCATGGGTTCAACTTATAAAGCAAAGGAGAGTAAAGAGCAGATGCGCAAAGAAGAAATGGAAAAAGATACGGAGCAGAAGAATTGTCTGATATACCATTCGGAATATACAGGAGAAAATGAGGTCGAACTTGATATTCAGATTTATCCGAATGGATGTATCTTTATCGGTTTAATTACCAATGAGGATGGGTATCCCGAACCCTTTGGGGATGTAACTGTCAATATAGATGCTCCAGCACCGAATTATTGTGGATATTTGGATACAAATAACCTTTCCAATGTAGAGAATTTCATTCGTGACAATGATTTAGGTGAGTTTACGGGACTTACAGGCAGAAGCGGATATTGTGAATATCCTCTTTATCTGTTCAATGTGGATAAGCTTCGTGAACTGTGTCCGGAACAGATGGCAGCCTATGAGCATAGCATCGGTGTCACAGGCAAAGAGCAGGAAAAAGAAAAAAGCAGATAG